In Vibrio gangliei, a single window of DNA contains:
- a CDS encoding MBL fold metallo-hydrolase, which yields MSLKYQSVPVTPFQQNCSIVWCDQTMKGVIVDPGGEVNHLKTIVDTLGVTLEKIVLTHGHLDHVGGTPELKQDLNLPVIGPHIDDAFWLQGLMNQSQMFGFPPIDPFEPTQWLQEGDKIEFGQEVLDVIHTPGHTPGHVVLYSQSAKIAFVGDVLFNGAIGRTDFPKGDYQTLINSIKNKLWPLGNDVRFIPGHGPESTFGQERKTNPFVADEMPLY from the coding sequence ATGAGCCTGAAATATCAATCTGTTCCTGTTACTCCCTTTCAACAAAATTGTTCTATTGTATGGTGCGACCAGACCATGAAAGGGGTGATTGTTGATCCTGGTGGTGAAGTGAACCATTTGAAGACGATTGTCGATACCCTTGGTGTGACATTAGAAAAAATCGTATTAACACACGGGCATTTAGACCACGTTGGTGGCACGCCGGAGCTGAAGCAAGATTTGAATCTTCCCGTGATTGGGCCTCATATCGATGATGCATTTTGGTTACAAGGCTTAATGAATCAAAGCCAGATGTTTGGTTTTCCACCTATCGACCCATTTGAGCCAACTCAATGGCTACAAGAGGGTGATAAGATTGAATTTGGTCAGGAAGTGCTAGATGTGATCCATACTCCAGGCCATACACCGGGTCACGTTGTTTTATACAGCCAATCGGCTAAAATCGCTTTTGTGGGCGATGTTTTGTTTAATGGCGCTATTGGCCGTACCGATTTCCCGAAAGGGGATTATCAAACCTTGATTAACAGTATTAAAAACAAATTATGGCCATTAGGTAACGACGTACGATTTATTCCTGGTCATGGACCTGAATCGACGTTTGGCCAAGAACGTAAAACTAATCCATTTGTGGCTGATGAAATGCCGCTTTATTAG